In Bacteroidota bacterium, the DNA window TCCGCTGACACGCTCTATTCAAGACTTCACCCGTACCAACGAGAGCGTATCGACCTCCTCGTCAACCCGGAAGCCGACCCACAAGGCGGCGGTTACAACATCATTCAGGCGAAGATGGCCATCGGCTCCGGCGGTGTGGTCGGCAAAGGGTATCTGAAGGGCACACAAACGCAATTGCGCTATGTACCGAAACAGTGGACGGATTTTATTATCAGCGTTCCGGCTGAAGAATTCGGTTTTATCGGCGCAGCGGTGCTGCTCCTGCTGTATCTGATCCTGATCTATCGCGGTCTTGCGATCTCGTCGTCGGTGCGCAGCAATTTTTCCAGTGTCGTCGCCATCGGGATTACGGGAATCTGGCTCATGCATGTCACGATCAACATCGGGATGACACTCGGACTGATGCCGGTTGTCGGCATCCCACTTCCGTTCATGAGCTACGGCGGGTCGGCACTCATCACCAATATGCTCATGGCCGGCATCATGATGAACCTGTATCGAAACCGAAGGATACAGTTCTAAGCACCACGACAGTTATACTACAAGCAAAACGCCCGGCAGTCTGTGACTGCCGGGCGTTTTCGTACAATCTGCTCGATACCCCGATTACTTCGAAACGAAGAACTTGAAGATCGAACGCTGCGACCCGTTCACATACCGAATGAAGTATGTTCCGTTCGACAGGTCGCTGGTCGGGATGACGAAGCTGTTCAAACCGGCTGCGGACGGAGCGCCTTCGATCTGCTTTGCCGTCTTGCCATCGACCGACATTACTTCGAGCGTCACCGGTGTACCATCGCTCACATACTGAGCAACGATCGAGCCGTCCGCCGCATACGTCGCGTTGAACGACAGAGCAACATTGCGATCCGGACCGACGGCAGCATTGATCGGCATCTTCATGTACGCCTTCAATGCAGCAGGGGTCACATCGAGGATCTCCGATGTGTTGGTGAATCCGGGAGTGTAGGTATGCACACCTGAGCTATCCTGCGTTGCCGAACCCATCTGACCGCCCGCAACAAGCAATACCTCACTCGGCACTCCGTCGACATGGGTAGGATGCAAATACACTGCGCAATGGCGGCAGCGAGAGAGGTTCAACTGCGGCGCAAAATTCCACTGCTGGAGCGAACGATCGTACCATTCGCACTGTGCGGAGGTAATATCGTCAAGCCCATACAGGTCCTGCCATGCGGACGATGCGATTCCGCCCGTGATCATAAAACGATCGTCTGGGAATTGAATGCTTCCCGCCCAGCACACCGGCTCGTGTACAGGAGCCGTCGGTTGCCACAGCATCGTGGAGGGATCGAGTATTTCCGAGCCCGGAGCCGACGACGACGGACTGTTACGGCCTGCAGCGGCAAGCACCGTGTTATCGGAGAAGCATGCCATGATCGCTTCCATACGTGCCTGGAACATCGAAGTGATAACCGTCCACGAGTTTGTTGACGGGTCGTAGACTTCGCATTCGTTGAAGTAGTTGGATCCCGAGCCGCCATCGCGTCCGCCGGTCACGAGCACTCGACCGTCGTTCATGAGTACGGCCTGATGTTCATACCGATTCTGGTGCATCGAACCAGCCATCACGCTGGTGTTCGATACCGGATCGTACAGTTCACACGAAGCTGTCGTCCCGGACGAAGTCAATCCGCCGGCGATCAGGATACGACCGTCTTGCAGAAGGGTAGCCGTTGCGACCATTCGGCCGTTTAGTAAATGGCCAACAACCGTCCATGTCATTGTCGTGGGATCGTAGTCTTCCACAACATCTGTGACTGAGCCATTCCCATCGACAGCACCGCCGGTAGAAAGCACATGCCCGTTCGATAATTTTACGAGCTTCGGATACGCTCTCGCAACATTCAAGTTGCCGCTCCGTGCCCATGTCCCTGTAGAAGGATCATAGAGTTCAGTGGTCGAGAGCGCTTGAAACTGGTCGTCGAATCCTCCGACGATCAATGCGGTCTGGTCGTCTAATGCGACCATTTCTGCCAGCCAGTGGACAGAATTCATATTGCCGGTGTATTGCCACGTCTGTGCCCGGGAGACAAGAGGCATTGCTACCAACACGACCAATAAAAGGTAGATCTTTTTCATTTATCCTCCGATGATATTATGATGGACGTCAAAGAGTACGATTCAAATATACACAATAAACCCTCTCCCCCCGCAGAGGTTACATCCTTTTACCCTATTTCTTTATGAAATATCCGTAGTAGTGGTCGTAGAACGAGGCTGACCTCAGACCCGGCATCGAAAATATTTGCCATAACGATATTTTTTCTAACAACTTAACGAATTTCGAACCTGAGAATGTCATGCCGCCGGGGCTGAAGCGATGTGACCTCTCGGTCAGACCAAATTCTGACGCAACCATTCGCAACGCCCGACGCGAGAAGAAATAGTGATGCAGCGGCGGAATATACATATGCCACTTCGGTCCGAGCATCGACGCTTTTGTCGTTTTCCAATCGCCGGTCATAATCACTGCCAGTCCGCCGGGCTTAAGGATTCTGGCAATCTCGGCGAGTAGTGAGCGAGGGTCATTAAGATGTTCGATGAGCGCGTAGAGCGTTACAATATCGAACGAGTTCTCGGCCAAGCCTAACTCCTCGAGCGGCCGCCGATATACCGTAATCCCCTTTTGCTCGGCCATTGTTGCCGGTACGTCCGCGATCTCAATTCCAAACCGTTCATACCCCGGCCCCATACAAAAAAGAAATTCACCGGTGTTACATCCGATATCGAGAATTTTCCCGCCAGTAAAGCCCAACCGACGAACGTGCTCTGCCTCGGAACGCCAGTACCGATGCACTTTCTCGAGGTTCGCGATCGTATACAGATCCTCGTCGAAGAAATGCTGTTGGACCGCTAGCTCATCGATCGTACCGGGTTCGATCGGGCTGTATCGAGTGGTGCAGTGATCACACTCGAGGACTCGGAAGGTCCCGCTGGTGTTTGTGAGCGTGAATACTTCAGAGCAATGGCCCTTCTGACAGAAAGGGCAGGTGGTCGTTTGGGTCATACTCATACTGTTGGAATCGATCAGCAACACCCCATACTTACAATTGGATTCTCGGTTAGATTGATTGCTCATGATTCTCCGTCCGAACGGGGGCGTCTGGAGCAATGAACTTATCCGAGGAGGGCACGGTTATTTGCCCGCTCTTATATTAAGGCTGTGTCGGGACATCCGACATACACTCTATGGACAACGTACCGAAACCTGGCGAATCATCGCTCGAGACGCCGGAACAAGCGCCTGCCGACCCGCTTAGTAAGTTGGAACAGACTACGCCCCTTGGCGGAGCCTCCAACGAAAGCTTCTTTAAGCGATTCAAACACACCGTTCTCGGTGCACCGCGTAACCTTCGCGATCCACACGTTTTCCACTCGATCTCGCTGATCGCCTTTTTGGCGTGGGTCGGGCTCGGGGCGGACGGACTGTCGTCGTCGGCGTACGGCCCGGACGAATCCTTCCGCGCACTCGGCAGCCACACCTACCTTGCGATCGCACTGGCGGGCGCGACAGCTTTCACGGTATTTATCATTTCATACGCATACTCACGCCTGATCGAGCACTTCCCTTCGGGCGGCGGAGGATACGTCGTCGCTTCGAGCCTGATCGGTCCCCGCTATGGGGTTATCAGCGGATCCGCATTGCTCGTGGATTATGTATTGACGATCTCCGTATCCATCGCAAGCGGAGCAGACCAAGTATTCAGCGTACTGCCGCCGAGTTGGGCACAATATAAGCTGCTGATCGAGACATTTACGATCTTCGTCCTGCTCGTTCTGAATTTGCGTGGTGTTAAAGAATCGGTGACTGCCTTGATGCCGATCTTCATGATATTCCTGATTTCCCACGCAATTCTGTTGTTCGGCGGCATCATCTCGCACGTTCCGGAAGTTGGCCGAGTTTCTCAAGAAGTGACCCATGGGTTCAGCACTGGGATCTCGACAATGGGCTATATGGGCCTGTTCCTGATCTTCATTCGAGCCTACTCGATGGGTGCGGGTACGTATACCGGTATCGAAGCAGTCTCGAACGGTCTGCAGATCATGCGCGAACCAAGGATCCACACGGCGCGCAAGACAATGCTATACATGTCGCTGTCGTTGGCCATCACGGCCGGTGGTATTATGATCTGTTACTTGCTCTTCCATGTGACACCGACACCCGGCAAGACGATGAACGCCGTTCTCGCCGAGAACTTTGCGGGCAAGTGGGAGATCGCCGGCATCCCTGCAGGCCAATTCTTCATCTGGATCATCCTCGGCTCTGAAGCAGCCTTGTTGTTCGTTGCGGCGCAGGCAGGTTTCATCGACGGCCCTCGTGTGATGGCAAACATGGCAGGCGACTCGTGGTTGCCTCACCGCTTTACCTCGCTCTCCGACCGTTTGACGATGCAGAACGGCGTCATCCTGATGGCC includes these proteins:
- a CDS encoding class I SAM-dependent methyltransferase — translated: MTQTTTCPFCQKGHCSEVFTLTNTSGTFRVLECDHCTTRYSPIEPGTIDELAVQQHFFDEDLYTIANLEKVHRYWRSEAEHVRRLGFTGGKILDIGCNTGEFLFCMGPGYERFGIEIADVPATMAEQKGITVYRRPLEELGLAENSFDIVTLYALIEHLNDPRSLLAEIARILKPGGLAVIMTGDWKTTKASMLGPKWHMYIPPLHHYFFSRRALRMVASEFGLTERSHRFSPGGMTFSGSKFVKLLEKISLWQIFSMPGLRSASFYDHYYGYFIKK
- a CDS encoding APC family permease; this translates as MDNVPKPGESSLETPEQAPADPLSKLEQTTPLGGASNESFFKRFKHTVLGAPRNLRDPHVFHSISLIAFLAWVGLGADGLSSSAYGPDESFRALGSHTYLAIALAGATAFTVFIISYAYSRLIEHFPSGGGGYVVASSLIGPRYGVISGSALLVDYVLTISVSIASGADQVFSVLPPSWAQYKLLIETFTIFVLLVLNLRGVKESVTALMPIFMIFLISHAILLFGGIISHVPEVGRVSQEVTHGFSTGISTMGYMGLFLIFIRAYSMGAGTYTGIEAVSNGLQIMREPRIHTARKTMLYMSLSLAITAGGIMICYLLFHVTPTPGKTMNAVLAENFAGKWEIAGIPAGQFFIWIILGSEAALLFVAAQAGFIDGPRVMANMAGDSWLPHRFTSLSDRLTMQNGVILMAGAAIATLLVTGGDVSTLVLMYSINVFATFSLTEIGMVRFWYKGRHEHHDWYRKIVIHVIGLTLCLSILIVNILEKFLEGGWITLVVTIGLILVCFWIRKHYDDVKGRVKKLDSMLADIPFPDANVIPELKPNAPTAVMLVGGYGGLGLHTLLSIQRLFPNNFKNVIFVSAGVLDTKKLKGVAEVENLSRSTESDLARYVELAHKLGFAAEYRFGVGIEVVDEVRKLCLDIAKQYPRSIFFASKLLFEKERWYQRLLHNETANQIQRRLQFEGLNSMILPVRIFDTQSA